In one Streptomyces marincola genomic region, the following are encoded:
- a CDS encoding transglycosylase SLT domain-containing protein, producing MTASTNGTRRAKTHTVALAGIVTAGAAALTLPFAPGAAADSTPTGGVTEAAERTAAPATFSPNAPNGVIGKAPASDGDERADREEPGRENGEDREKKEADRAEQGEDRDASENKDDKDKGRGAEYQADGTLVTIPKHEQPKPKPASDEDIDRWIDQALEVMEENGIPGSYEGIHSNLMRESSGDPLTINLWDTNAEKNIPSKGLLQVIDPTFEQYHVEGTSKDIYDPVANIVAACNYAADRYGSMDNVDSAY from the coding sequence ATGACCGCCAGCACCAACGGCACCCGCCGCGCCAAGACCCACACGGTCGCCCTCGCCGGCATCGTGACCGCAGGCGCAGCAGCCCTGACGCTCCCCTTCGCGCCCGGCGCGGCTGCGGACAGCACCCCCACCGGTGGCGTCACCGAGGCCGCGGAGCGGACCGCCGCTCCGGCGACGTTCTCCCCGAACGCCCCCAACGGCGTCATCGGCAAGGCTCCCGCCTCCGACGGCGACGAGCGCGCGGACCGGGAGGAGCCCGGCCGCGAGAACGGTGAGGACCGCGAGAAGAAGGAGGCCGACCGCGCCGAGCAGGGCGAGGACCGGGACGCCTCCGAGAACAAGGATGACAAGGACAAGGGCCGCGGCGCCGAGTACCAGGCCGACGGCACCCTGGTGACCATCCCCAAGCACGAGCAGCCCAAGCCCAAGCCCGCCTCCGACGAGGACATCGACCGCTGGATCGACCAGGCCCTTGAGGTCATGGAGGAGAACGGCATCCCCGGCTCCTACGAGGGCATCCACAGCAACCTGATGCGCGAGTCCAGCGGTGACCCGCTCACGATCAACCTGTGGGACACCAACGCCGAGAAGAACATCCCGTCCAAGGGCCTGCTCCAGGTCATCGACCCGACGTTCGAGCAGTACCACGTCGAGGGGACCAGTAAGGACATCTACGACCCGGTCGCCAACATCGTCGCCGCGTGCAACTACGCCGCCGACCGCTACGGCTCCATGGACAACGTCGACAGCGCGTACTGA